GGGCTGTCCCGCGAGGTGGGCCGGGGGCTGCTGGGACGGGCGGGACGGGAATCCGGGGTGCAACGATTTCGTCCAATCTTCGGGGAAGTAGCTGTGGGCTGGGTCACGTTCGAGTTGAATGAGAGTCGGCGAGCGAACTGTCGAGCCGTACACGCGGACGCAGCCTGCAGGGGGTCCAGGTGAGTGCTTCCCGGCGTAGTGGGACCACCGACGAGCTGGGGCCCGACGAGCCCGAGCGGGACGGTTCGGATCTCCTGGCCGCGCTGCTGGACGGCATGGACGCGGCCCTGTGCGCGTTCGACGCCGACGGAGTCGTGACGCACTGGAACCGCGAGGCCGAACGCATCCTGGGCTGGACCGCCGCCGAGGCGGTCGGGCGGCACGGGTTCGCGGGCTGGGCGGTGCGGACCGCGGACGCCGAGGAGGTCGAGACCCGGCTGCTGTCCGCGATGGAGGCGCCGGGCCGGCAGGTCCACGAGTTCGCGCTGCTCACCAAGGACGGCGGCCGCGTCCTCGTGCGCACCCAGTCCGCCGCCGTACGCGGCCCGGACGGCAAGCCCGCCGGGGTGTACTGCGCCTTCAGCGAGGTCCACGCGCAGATCGACCTGGAACGGTCCATAGCCCTGAGCGAGGCCCTGTTCGAGAACGCCAGCTGGGGCGTCGTCCTCGTCGACGCCGACCTGCGGCCCGCCGTGGTCAACGCGCACGCCGCGCAGGCTCTCGGCACCGGCCGCACCTCCGTCCTCGGCCGCCCCCTCGGGGAACTGCTCTCCCAGGGCGTGGAGGAGCTGGAGAGCGCCCTCACGCACGTCCTGGCCGAGGGCGCGCCCCCGGCCCCCGCCGAGATGTGGGTGAGCGTGCGGACCCCGGAGGGCGACACCCGCAGGTGCTGGCGCAGCGGCTTCCTGCGGCTCTCCTCGCCGCTCGCGGAGGAGCCCGTGCCGCTCGGTGTCGGCTGGCTCTTCCAGGACGTGACGGAGGCCAAGCAGACCGAGCAGGAGGCGGCGCTGCTGCGCTTCCGCTCCAACCAACTGCACCGTGCCGCGCGCGCCGCCGCCGAGTGCGAGGACCCCGGCGAGGCCGCCACCGTCCACCTCGACTTCTCCCTCGCGGGCTTCGCCGACCACGCCCTGGTCGACCGGGTGGCGGGCGGATTCCTCCAGGACGACGACGTGCCGGTGCGGCTCGTCCGCGCCGCCGCGACCCCCGCCGGTGCCCCCGGGCCGAGCCTGCTGACCGGCAAGGCCGGGCTGCCGGTCAGGTACGCGGACGGGCACCCGGCGTTGCAGTGCGCGGAGCGCTCCGGATCGGTGCGGGCCAGCGCGGGCACGACCGACGCCGAGCAGGCGCGCGGCTGGGCGCTCGCCCGGCAGTGGCCGCCGGACGCGGTGCACTCCCTGTGCACGGTGCTGCGCAGCCGCGGGCGGACGCTGGGCGTCGTGACGTTCCTGCGCGGCGCGGGCCGCGGCCGCTTCGAACGCGCCGACGCGCGGTACGCGGAGGACGTGGCCGTACGGATCGCGTCCGCCCTGGACCTGGCGGACCGGATCGCACGGCCCTGAGCCGCCGGGCCCGGCCCCGGCGGGCCCTTCCGGGCGGCTCCGGCCTCTCGGGAGCCGGGGCCGCGCGGGCCGCGGGCGCCGGGTCAGCGGCGGTAGAAGATCCGGTCGCCGTACTCGGTCATGACCCGGCCGTTCCACTCGTGGCCGCCGTCGACGTTGCCCGAGCGCAGCAGCGGCGGCTCGATGCCCCGGTCGGCGAGGGCGCCGGCGGCGGTGGCCATGACGGCCTGGAGGAGAGCGGTGGTGACGACGGTGGAGGCGGGCGCGAACGGTGCCTCGATGGTGTCCAGGGTCAGCTCCGCGTCCCCGACGGGGATCCGCGAGTCGAGGACGATGTCGCAGTGGTCCTTGAGGTAGGTGCCCGAGACGTGCCGTGACGTCGTCTCGGTGGTGTAGGCGACGGAGGTGACACCGATGACCTTCACCCCGAGGGCGCGGGCGTTCATCGCCATCTCCACGGGCAGCGCGTTGCGCCCGGACAGCGAGATGATCACCAGCAGGTCGCCGGAGCGCAGCGGGCTGGAGTCGAGGACGGCGCCGGCCAGCCCGTCGACCCGCTCCAGGGCGGAGCCCAGCGTGGCGGGCATGACGTCGACGCCGACGACGCCCGGCACGGTCAGCAGGTTCATCAGGGCGAGACCGCCGGCCCGGTAGACGATGTCCTGGGCGGCGAGCGAGGAGTGGCCCGCGCCGAACGCGAAGAGCCGGCCGCCCTCGGTGACGGTGTCGGCGACGAGCGTCCCGGCCGCCTCGATGTCGGCGGCGCCCTCGTCGCGCACCCGCTGCAGCAGACCGATCGCGGCGTCGAAGAACTGCCCGGCCAGCTTGCTGTCGCTCATCGGCGAAGCCCCTTAGAAGTCTCGTCGGCTCGGAAGTCCCGGACGTCCCGCCGGCGTCGGCCCGGTGCCGGGCGGTGTCGGCTCCGGGCGGGCGCGCGGCCGGACCGGTGCGCCGGTGCGGCCGTACTCCCGTCGTGTCGCGGATCACGTTGCGGTCTGGACCAGTGCCCTGTCAATACGGCCTGCGGGGCGGGCCGGGGCGCCGCGGCCGGGGTGCGGACGGGCGTCCGGATGCCGGGACGGCGGCCCGCGCGGGGCATCCGGCAGCGTGCGGTTGCGACGGCGAGGCACGCTTGTCAGTGCTATGCGTCAGAATTGAGTTCAGGGCCAGCGCACACGCCGGTGGATGTCGAGTCTCCGGCAGAGCTAATCAAGGGGCATGAATGTCCGGACTGATCGACACCACGGAGATGTATCTCCGCACCATCCTCGAGCTGGAGGAGGAAGGTGTGGTCCCCATGCGCGCCCGCATCGCGGAGCGGCTCGACCAGAGCGGCCCGACGGTGAGCCAGACGGTGGCGCGCATGGAGCGCGACGGCCTGGTGGCGGTCGCCAGCGACCGGCACCTGGAGTTCACCGACGAGGGCCGGCGGCTGGCCACGCGCGTCATGCGCAAGCACCGGCTCGCCGAGTGTCTCCTCGTCGACGTGATCGGCCTGGAGTGGGAGCAGGTGCACGCCGAGGCCTGCCGCTGGGAGCACGTGATGAGCGAGGCGGTGGAGCGCCGCGTCCTGGAGCTGCTGCGCCACCCGACCGAGTCGCCGTACGGGAACCCGATCCCGGGCCTGGAGGAGCTGGGCGAGAAGGACGGCGCGGACCCGTTCCTGGACGCCGGCATGGTCTCGCTGGCCGAGCTGGACCCGGGTCTTGACGGCAAGACGGTCGTCGTCCGGCGGATCGGTGAGCCGATCCAGACGGACGCCCAGCTGATGTACACGCTGCGGCGGGCGGGCGTGCAGCCCGGTTCCGTGGTCAGCGTGACCGAGTCGGCGGGCGGTGTGCTGGTGGGCAGCGGCGGCGAGGCCGCGGAGCTGGAGTCCGAGGTCGCCTCGCACGTGTTCGTCGCCAAGCGCTGACACCCCGCCCGCGCAGGCGCCGGCCTCCGGGCCGGCCCACCGCCCTCCCGGGCCGCGCCGCTCCCTTCGGCGCTCCCGGGCCTCCGGTACCCGCGAGGGGCAGGTCCCGGGTGCCGGCCGACGGACCGGCGTGCGCCGGTCCCGACGCCGGCACCCGGGTGCCCGCCGCGCGACGCGTCAGGCCGCCGTCCTGCCCGCCACCGGACACGCCAACTGCTGGGACGCCAGAGGCAGTTGTGACGCCCGGGAGAGCTGGCCGAAACCAAGATTCAGTG
The window above is part of the Streptomyces sp. NBC_01428 genome. Proteins encoded here:
- a CDS encoding PAS domain-containing protein: MSASRRSGTTDELGPDEPERDGSDLLAALLDGMDAALCAFDADGVVTHWNREAERILGWTAAEAVGRHGFAGWAVRTADAEEVETRLLSAMEAPGRQVHEFALLTKDGGRVLVRTQSAAVRGPDGKPAGVYCAFSEVHAQIDLERSIALSEALFENASWGVVLVDADLRPAVVNAHAAQALGTGRTSVLGRPLGELLSQGVEELESALTHVLAEGAPPAPAEMWVSVRTPEGDTRRCWRSGFLRLSSPLAEEPVPLGVGWLFQDVTEAKQTEQEAALLRFRSNQLHRAARAAAECEDPGEAATVHLDFSLAGFADHALVDRVAGGFLQDDDVPVRLVRAAATPAGAPGPSLLTGKAGLPVRYADGHPALQCAERSGSVRASAGTTDAEQARGWALARQWPPDAVHSLCTVLRSRGRTLGVVTFLRGAGRGRFERADARYAEDVAVRIASALDLADRIARP
- a CDS encoding SIS domain-containing protein, with translation MSDSKLAGQFFDAAIGLLQRVRDEGAADIEAAGTLVADTVTEGGRLFAFGAGHSSLAAQDIVYRAGGLALMNLLTVPGVVGVDVMPATLGSALERVDGLAGAVLDSSPLRSGDLLVIISLSGRNALPVEMAMNARALGVKVIGVTSVAYTTETTSRHVSGTYLKDHCDIVLDSRIPVGDAELTLDTIEAPFAPASTVVTTALLQAVMATAAGALADRGIEPPLLRSGNVDGGHEWNGRVMTEYGDRIFYRR
- a CDS encoding metal-dependent transcriptional regulator, which encodes MSGLIDTTEMYLRTILELEEEGVVPMRARIAERLDQSGPTVSQTVARMERDGLVAVASDRHLEFTDEGRRLATRVMRKHRLAECLLVDVIGLEWEQVHAEACRWEHVMSEAVERRVLELLRHPTESPYGNPIPGLEELGEKDGADPFLDAGMVSLAELDPGLDGKTVVVRRIGEPIQTDAQLMYTLRRAGVQPGSVVSVTESAGGVLVGSGGEAAELESEVASHVFVAKR